The following coding sequences are from one Veillonella rodentium window:
- the larA gene encoding nickel-dependent lactate racemase: protein MKTFHLPYSKSTVDIQIPETQIAGVLESRAHSYKPELSQEELVEAALDHPIGGKSLEELVKGKSNMVIITSDHTRPVPSKVTMPILLRRIRSANPSIDITILLATGFHRPTTKEEMIDKFGEDIVAHEKIVNHISGDASQMVKIGVLPSGGDCIINKIAVETELLIAEGFIEPHFFAGFSGGRKSVLPGIASEVTVMANHCAEFINSPYARTGIIENNPIHKDMVYAARTAKLAFILNVVIDADKHIINAFAGDMEKAHEKGCAFVSDLASVKAVPADIVVTTNGGYPLDQNIYQSVKGMTAAEATCKKNGVIIILAACNDGHGGQSLYENLKNATTPRELLDRIAKVPRNETIPDQWEMQILARILDQFTVIVVTDQCDPQMLTDMHLEHAYNFDQALQTAMKKVGEDAKITVIPDGVSVIVKQ from the coding sequence ATGAAAACGTTTCACCTTCCCTATTCTAAAAGCACCGTTGATATTCAGATTCCAGAAACACAAATTGCAGGCGTACTGGAATCCAGGGCACACTCATACAAACCTGAGCTTTCACAGGAAGAACTCGTCGAAGCCGCATTGGATCATCCTATAGGGGGTAAATCATTAGAAGAGTTGGTAAAGGGAAAATCAAATATGGTCATCATTACAAGCGACCATACGAGACCCGTTCCCAGCAAAGTCACGATGCCGATTCTGTTACGCCGTATCCGCAGCGCAAATCCGTCCATAGACATCACGATTTTATTGGCAACAGGATTTCATAGACCGACCACAAAAGAGGAAATGATCGATAAATTCGGTGAGGATATCGTGGCCCATGAAAAAATTGTAAATCATATTTCGGGAGATGCATCCCAAATGGTCAAAATCGGGGTTCTCCCATCCGGTGGCGATTGTATTATCAATAAAATCGCCGTCGAAACGGAACTGTTAATCGCCGAAGGTTTCATTGAACCTCACTTCTTCGCAGGCTTCTCGGGCGGTCGTAAATCGGTACTCCCGGGCATAGCATCGGAGGTGACGGTCATGGCGAACCATTGTGCGGAGTTCATCAACAGCCCCTATGCACGAACCGGTATCATTGAAAACAATCCGATTCATAAAGATATGGTCTATGCGGCGCGTACGGCTAAACTCGCCTTTATTTTAAATGTTGTTATCGATGCCGATAAACATATCATCAACGCCTTTGCGGGTGATATGGAGAAAGCTCACGAAAAAGGTTGTGCCTTTGTATCCGATTTAGCGAGTGTGAAAGCCGTACCTGCCGATATCGTTGTCACTACTAACGGCGGCTACCCGTTAGATCAAAATATTTACCAGTCCGTAAAAGGCATGACAGCGGCCGAAGCCACCTGTAAGAAAAACGGCGTCATTATCATACTTGCCGCATGTAATGACGGTCATGGAGGGCAATCCTTATATGAAAATCTGAAAAATGCGACCACCCCGCGAGAATTGCTCGACAGAATCGCCAAAGTACCGCGGAATGAAACGATTCCCGATCAATGGGAAATGCAAATTCTGGCTAGAATCTTAGATCAGTTCACGGTTATTGTCGTAACAGATCAATGCGATCCTCAAATGTTGACGGATATGCATTTAGAACACGCCTATAACTTTGACCAGGCGTTACAAACAGCAATGAAAAAGGTCGGTGAAGATGCCAAAATCACGGTTATCCCTGACGGTGTATCCGTAATCGTGAAACAATAA
- a CDS encoding glycoside hydrolase family 3 N-terminal domain-containing protein: MSLFRSLLIGLSVCIPLVLGGCGLNPFTHTSESVTYESVAQSELSPEEKVDKLVASMSDADKVGQLLMIGVHGTTLNDDAKFMINEYRVGGIILFDRNMESKEQVRTLITDMKKTAKAGGLTPLFIGIDQEGGAVARMEDELVKVPPAEQLGQRDISETVALAKQSGEELKSLGFNINFAPDADLGLTYGRSFSTNPDEVIRYAGAVGKAYDEAGLWYSYKHFPGIGKTDVDLHADTSVVPVSKEVLSQEDTRVFASLIKDSKPNTYMIMVSHAVYSQIDLDHPSSLSKTIITDWLRKDIGYNGVVATDDMDMGALAKHYAFSEMAVQSILAGSDLLLVCHEYEHMQESYNGLMKAVKDGRISQERLNASVKRILLMKMSRDA; this comes from the coding sequence ATGAGTTTATTTCGTTCTTTATTGATTGGCTTATCTGTCTGCATACCGCTTGTATTAGGCGGTTGTGGTCTGAATCCGTTTACACACACTTCGGAATCCGTGACGTATGAGTCTGTGGCTCAAAGCGAGCTTTCACCGGAAGAAAAGGTGGACAAGCTGGTGGCGTCCATGAGTGATGCGGACAAGGTGGGACAACTGTTGATGATCGGCGTTCACGGCACGACTTTGAATGATGATGCGAAATTCATGATTAACGAATATCGCGTGGGCGGTATTATTTTGTTTGACCGCAATATGGAGTCCAAGGAGCAGGTGCGAACGCTTATTACGGATATGAAGAAGACCGCCAAGGCTGGTGGTTTGACACCGCTGTTTATCGGGATTGACCAGGAGGGCGGTGCCGTGGCGCGCATGGAGGACGAGCTTGTAAAGGTACCGCCTGCGGAACAGCTGGGACAGCGCGATATCTCTGAAACGGTGGCGTTGGCGAAACAGTCAGGGGAAGAGCTTAAGTCCTTAGGGTTTAATATCAATTTTGCGCCGGACGCCGATTTGGGATTAACCTATGGACGTTCTTTCAGCACAAATCCTGATGAGGTCATCCGCTATGCCGGCGCTGTCGGTAAGGCTTATGATGAGGCGGGGCTGTGGTATTCATATAAGCATTTTCCGGGGATCGGCAAAACGGATGTGGATTTACATGCGGATACCAGCGTAGTGCCCGTGTCAAAAGAGGTGCTTTCACAAGAGGATACAAGAGTATTCGCATCGTTGATTAAAGATTCAAAACCAAATACATACATGATTATGGTTTCTCATGCAGTGTATTCGCAGATTGATCTCGATCATCCGTCCAGTTTATCGAAGACGATTATTACCGATTGGCTACGCAAGGACATTGGATATAACGGCGTTGTGGCCACGGACGATATGGATATGGGCGCATTGGCGAAACATTATGCATTTTCGGAAATGGCGGTACAGTCGATCCTGGCGGGCAGCGATTTGCTCCTGGTCTGCCATGAATACGAACATATGCAGGAGTCCTATAATGGGCTGATGAAAGCCGTCAAAGACGGGCGTATTTCTCAGGAACGCCTCAATGCGTCGGTGAAACGGATTCTGCTCATGAAAATGAGTCGGGATGCATGA
- a CDS encoding (2Fe-2S)-binding protein, translating to MNFEENTVPEAILDKLTKVCTCRSITRKTIKEAILNGAHTFPEVKEATRAGTGACGGKGCGPRIVKLLAEMRESGKI from the coding sequence ATGAATTTTGAAGAAAATACAGTGCCGGAAGCAATTCTGGACAAGCTCACGAAGGTGTGCACCTGCCGTAGTATTACGCGTAAAACGATTAAAGAAGCCATTTTGAATGGCGCTCATACATTTCCGGAAGTAAAAGAAGCAACGCGCGCAGGAACCGGCGCATGCGGCGGTAAGGGTTGCGGACCGCGGATCGTGAAACTGCTGGCGGAAATGCGGGAAAGCGGAAAAATTTAA
- a CDS encoding site-2 protease family protein, with translation MFDFNPVQILASIPAIIIVFSVFGYAEARVATWLGDPTPRMAGRLTLSPMAHLDLFGTICIILIGFGWPKEMAINPSFFKDPRRDMTLLAFSGPIAGLVTGFIFTFIYILLSMGNLVQSQGLFMVLQYIISYSIGISLFCLIPFPPLPGFNIILPWLPVEWQMRYYQLGLLNLLFFIILINTPIISMIIIPLQHTIFKMYFTVIGIILGM, from the coding sequence ATGTTTGATTTTAATCCTGTACAGATTTTAGCCAGTATTCCGGCGATTATTATCGTGTTTTCGGTATTCGGCTATGCAGAAGCTAGAGTTGCGACCTGGCTCGGAGATCCTACGCCGCGCATGGCCGGTCGATTGACATTGTCACCGATGGCGCATCTGGATTTGTTCGGCACTATTTGTATCATACTTATCGGGTTTGGATGGCCTAAAGAGATGGCTATTAATCCGTCGTTCTTTAAGGATCCTCGTAGAGACATGACGTTGCTCGCTTTTTCCGGTCCCATAGCGGGCCTTGTTACGGGGTTTATTTTTACTTTTATTTATATATTGCTTAGTATGGGCAATCTAGTCCAATCGCAGGGCCTTTTTATGGTGTTGCAGTATATTATTTCATATAGTATCGGCATTTCTTTGTTCTGTCTGATTCCGTTTCCGCCTTTGCCGGGATTTAATATCATTTTACCCTGGTTGCCTGTAGAATGGCAGATGAGATATTATCAGTTGGGGTTACTGAATCTGTTATTTTTTATTATCCTTATTAATACGCCGATTATCTCAATGATTATTATTCCGTTGCAACATACGATTTTCAAAATGTATTTTACCGTTATAGGTATAATTTTGGGTATGTAA
- a CDS encoding carboxymuconolactone decarboxylase family protein yields the protein MSKSEFAQAYTERMFPDIAAPAGYIDPEFEVLFDNFAFDEVITEEDRNVPSKDRFLAILATLVGVQAVDEYALMLPAALNFGLIPDEVVELIYQAVPYLGIGRVRPFFKVTNKIFDYRGEMIRNPERSTVTRGSRLAKGIEKQVEIFGESVRNLHQEGPEEIRHINKWLANMFGDYYTRKGLSVAHREMITFCFLSAQGGCEEQLKAHIQGNLNVGNSKQYLINIASQCVPYIGYPRTLNALRCIQESATAWEAKQ from the coding sequence ATGTCTAAATCTGAATTCGCTCAAGCCTATACAGAGCGCATGTTTCCTGATATTGCGGCCCCGGCCGGTTATATTGATCCGGAATTTGAAGTATTATTTGATAACTTTGCCTTCGATGAGGTTATCACCGAAGAGGACCGCAATGTACCGTCGAAGGACCGTTTTCTGGCGATTCTCGCCACATTGGTGGGGGTTCAGGCCGTAGATGAATATGCATTGATGTTGCCTGCGGCACTTAACTTCGGACTCATTCCGGACGAAGTGGTGGAGCTCATTTATCAGGCGGTGCCGTACCTCGGTATCGGTCGCGTACGTCCGTTTTTCAAGGTGACGAATAAGATTTTCGATTACCGCGGTGAAATGATTCGGAATCCTGAACGCAGTACCGTTACCCGTGGCTCCCGTCTTGCAAAGGGCATTGAAAAACAGGTGGAAATTTTCGGTGAAAGCGTGCGTAATCTCCATCAGGAAGGCCCTGAAGAAATCCGACATATCAACAAGTGGTTGGCGAATATGTTCGGCGATTATTACACTCGTAAAGGCCTCAGTGTGGCCCATCGTGAGATGATTACGTTCTGTTTCCTCTCCGCTCAGGGAGGCTGCGAAGAGCAGCTCAAAGCCCACATACAAGGTAATCTGAATGTAGGTAACAGTAAACAATATTTGATTAATATCGCATCCCAGTGTGTGCCGTATATCGGCTATCCTCGTACGCTCAATGCGTTGCGCTGCATCCAGGAAAGCGCTACCGCATGGGAGGCGAAACAATAA
- a CDS encoding MarR family winged helix-turn-helix transcriptional regulator, with product MAEIGTLEGYEHVEDIPADDFLRLENQISFPLYVVAKEIVNAYRLYLDPLNLTYTQYIVMMALWQYGELSVKELGKVLRLDSGTLTPLLKKLEAKNFLKRKRSRQDERVVMVILTDSGKKLRESAIHVPQRLAEASGHIFDVEEARQLRGLLNRLLDAIDKANVETSNRLKG from the coding sequence ATGGCAGAAATTGGAACACTTGAAGGATACGAACACGTTGAAGATATCCCTGCGGATGACTTCTTACGACTAGAAAATCAGATCAGTTTCCCTCTTTATGTAGTGGCGAAGGAAATTGTTAACGCATATCGCTTATATTTGGATCCGTTGAATTTGACATATACTCAGTACATCGTAATGATGGCTTTATGGCAGTATGGGGAGTTATCCGTTAAGGAATTGGGCAAAGTATTGCGCCTTGATTCCGGTACGCTGACACCGTTACTTAAAAAATTGGAAGCTAAGAATTTTCTGAAACGTAAGCGTAGCCGTCAGGACGAACGCGTTGTTATGGTAATTCTTACCGATTCCGGTAAAAAATTACGTGAAAGTGCCATCCATGTACCTCAGAGATTGGCGGAGGCTTCAGGTCATATTTTTGATGTAGAGGAAGCTCGTCAATTACGCGGTTTATTAAACCGTTTATTAGATGCCATCGATAAAGCGAATGTAGAAACCAGCAATCGCTTGAAGGGCTGA
- a CDS encoding heavy metal translocating P-type ATPase, translating to MNRWSKLAEWFDLNREKIILVAGGIGVVFSLLGIRLGLPFDWAWFTIVLCGAPIVWGAAVAMYEDFDVKADLLVSLALIAAVAVGEVFAAAEIAFIMQLGAMLEEFTVSKAQAGIERLVKLTPTTARIVRNGKEEVMPADIVSVGDVVRVLPGEVIPVDGTIVTGDTAIDQSVMTGESMPVDRTVGDEVFSGTVNQFGAFDMTATKEGEDSSIQRMIKLVKSTDPGNAKIVSIADRWATWIVVIALLAAAGTYAVTGEIIRAVTILVVFCPCALVLATPAAIMAAISNASQRGFLVRRGSIMEQLAKVNTMTFDKTGTLTNGTPEVIAVETVSDISDAELYRLVASIERKSEHPLGKAIVSGFTSRYGERFDAVDSFRMIPGKGLEASVQAQSVLAGNEAMMILAGISIEDSVKNAVREHLHRGASIVYVAIDGALAGYVALADRVRRESRSVVESLHELDVMPVLLTGDHVATAKTIAKRLNVSHVIADCLPEDKMDTVAQLQQEGNIVAMVGDGVNDAPALKKSDVGIAMGGIGSDIAVEAADIVLVNDNIRELPHLVALSKRMMTTIKINLSFSLILNFVAIILAMLGTLSPVWGALVHNGGSLLVVANSALLLSWAYKSSVPDDDFVLVKAARNKVLESN from the coding sequence ATGAATCGGTGGAGCAAATTAGCGGAGTGGTTCGATTTGAATCGCGAAAAGATCATATTAGTGGCCGGCGGAATCGGCGTTGTATTCAGTTTATTGGGCATCCGGTTGGGCTTGCCGTTCGATTGGGCCTGGTTTACCATCGTCCTTTGCGGGGCACCTATCGTGTGGGGCGCAGCGGTGGCTATGTATGAGGATTTCGATGTGAAAGCGGATTTACTCGTATCCTTGGCGCTTATCGCGGCTGTAGCTGTCGGTGAAGTATTTGCGGCGGCAGAAATTGCTTTCATCATGCAACTGGGGGCGATGCTCGAAGAGTTTACCGTCTCCAAGGCGCAGGCGGGCATTGAACGGCTCGTAAAATTGACGCCGACGACGGCGCGTATTGTGCGCAACGGTAAGGAAGAGGTGATGCCTGCGGATATCGTGAGCGTAGGCGATGTGGTGCGCGTGTTGCCCGGCGAGGTCATTCCTGTAGACGGCACCATTGTGACCGGTGATACGGCTATCGACCAATCCGTTATGACCGGTGAATCCATGCCGGTGGACAGGACCGTTGGTGACGAAGTCTTCTCCGGTACGGTGAATCAGTTCGGCGCCTTTGATATGACGGCGACGAAAGAGGGCGAGGACAGTTCGATTCAACGGATGATTAAGCTCGTGAAGTCTACGGATCCGGGAAATGCGAAAATCGTGAGCATTGCGGACCGCTGGGCGACATGGATTGTGGTGATTGCCCTCTTGGCGGCGGCCGGTACGTATGCGGTGACCGGCGAAATCATCCGCGCCGTAACGATTCTCGTTGTGTTCTGTCCTTGCGCTCTCGTGTTGGCGACGCCGGCGGCGATTATGGCGGCCATTTCGAATGCCAGCCAACGCGGTTTTCTCGTGCGTCGCGGCAGCATTATGGAGCAGCTGGCGAAGGTGAATACGATGACCTTTGATAAGACGGGGACCTTGACGAACGGTACGCCGGAGGTCATTGCCGTTGAAACCGTCAGCGATATATCTGATGCCGAACTGTATCGCCTGGTGGCATCCATCGAGCGGAAATCCGAGCATCCTTTGGGCAAGGCCATCGTGTCCGGCTTCACGTCCCGCTATGGTGAACGCTTTGATGCGGTAGATTCTTTCCGCATGATTCCCGGCAAAGGCTTAGAAGCAAGTGTACAAGCTCAATCCGTTTTAGCCGGTAATGAGGCGATGATGATTTTGGCCGGCATTTCGATTGAAGATTCCGTGAAAAATGCCGTTCGTGAGCATTTGCATCGCGGCGCATCCATCGTGTATGTAGCTATTGACGGTGCTTTAGCAGGTTATGTAGCGTTAGCTGACCGCGTCCGCCGTGAAAGCCGCTCCGTGGTCGAGTCCCTGCATGAACTCGATGTCATGCCGGTTCTGTTGACCGGTGATCATGTGGCGACGGCAAAAACGATCGCTAAACGACTTAATGTATCCCATGTTATCGCCGACTGCTTGCCGGAGGATAAAATGGATACGGTAGCCCAATTACAACAAGAGGGTAACATCGTGGCCATGGTGGGCGACGGTGTCAATGATGCGCCGGCCCTTAAAAAATCCGATGTAGGCATCGCCATGGGCGGTATCGGCAGTGATATCGCCGTTGAAGCGGCGGACATCGTTCTTGTTAACGATAACATCAGGGAATTGCCTCACCTCGTGGCATTGTCTAAACGCATGATGACTACAATTAAAATCAATCTGTCCTTCTCCCTGATTCTGAATTTTGTAGCGATTATCCTGGCGATGCTGGGCACATTGTCGCCCGTGTGGGGCGCGCTCGTTCATAACGGCGGCAGTTTGCTCGTGGTGGCAAATTCTGCTTTATTACTTAGCTGGGCTTATAAATCGAGCGTTCCGGACGACGATTTCGTCCTTGTGAAAGCTGCGCGCAATAAGGTATTAGAATCTAATTAA
- a CDS encoding MFS transporter, with amino-acid sequence MSIFSPAPHIERLPEAQIDSTYKRLRKEVFAGTFIGYATFYLIRQNFSLAVPYMIAEYGYAKADLGVVMTVLSVAYGVSKFVVGNASDRSNPKYFSTVGLLLSALVMLLFGTLPGVMSSIPIMCVLAFLNGWFQGMGYPPYAKNMVTWFSRSERGVWWSWWNVSHNLGGGIIAPLATLGIYLFGTWHSIFFFPAIIAIILAILTFVLLKDTPQSCGLPPIEEYKHESVTHTPKEDHTKSTFKEIFFKYILHNKYLWYLAIANIFVYFIRYGVVSWAPTYLTA; translated from the coding sequence ATGTCGATTTTTTCTCCTGCTCCTCATATCGAACGTTTACCTGAGGCGCAAATTGATTCCACCTACAAACGACTTCGCAAAGAGGTCTTTGCCGGTACATTTATCGGGTATGCTACATTCTACCTGATTCGACAAAACTTCAGCCTCGCTGTGCCGTACATGATTGCCGAGTACGGTTACGCCAAAGCGGATCTCGGTGTTGTTATGACCGTCTTATCCGTAGCTTACGGTGTCAGTAAGTTTGTCGTGGGTAATGCTTCTGACCGCTCTAACCCGAAGTATTTTTCAACGGTAGGTCTATTGCTGAGCGCATTAGTAATGCTGTTATTCGGTACCTTGCCGGGCGTTATGAGCAGCATTCCTATCATGTGTGTTCTCGCCTTCCTGAATGGTTGGTTCCAAGGCATGGGGTATCCTCCATATGCGAAAAATATGGTTACCTGGTTCTCCCGCTCCGAACGCGGTGTGTGGTGGTCCTGGTGGAACGTATCGCACAATCTCGGTGGCGGCATCATTGCACCTCTTGCCACATTGGGTATTTATCTATTCGGCACATGGCATAGTATTTTCTTCTTCCCTGCTATTATTGCTATCATACTTGCGATTCTTACCTTTGTTCTGCTGAAAGATACCCCTCAATCCTGCGGTCTGCCGCCTATTGAGGAATACAAACACGAATCGGTTACCCATACTCCTAAAGAAGACCATACAAAAAGCACGTTTAAGGAAATTTTCTTTAAATATATTCTGCACAACAAATACTTGTGGTACCTTGCTATTGCGAATATTTTCGTATACTTCATCCGCTACGGTGTAGTCAGCTGGGCTCCTACCTATTTAACTGCGTGA
- a CDS encoding MFS transporter, with amino-acid sequence MKGFTKEGSRWAYFLYEWAGIPGMLVSGYLSDRVFRGRRAPATICFMILVIVAILVYWFNPAGNIFIDNLALIAIGFLIYGPVMMIGLQAADMVPREATGGATGLTGLLGYLIGSAGAGAFMGLMVDLYGWNGGFVALVSACILSIVFLLLTLGDKRQ; translated from the coding sequence GTGAAAGGCTTTACAAAGGAAGGTTCCCGTTGGGCTTACTTCCTCTATGAATGGGCGGGTATTCCGGGCATGCTCGTCAGCGGTTACCTGAGCGACCGTGTATTCCGCGGCCGTCGTGCTCCGGCTACGATCTGCTTTATGATCCTCGTTATCGTCGCCATTCTCGTATACTGGTTCAATCCGGCCGGTAATATCTTCATCGATAACTTGGCGCTCATCGCGATCGGTTTCCTTATCTACGGTCCGGTTATGATGATCGGCCTTCAGGCAGCCGACATGGTTCCACGCGAAGCAACGGGCGGTGCCACAGGCCTTACGGGCTTGCTTGGTTACCTCATCGGTTCCGCCGGTGCAGGCGCCTTCATGGGTCTCATGGTTGACCTTTACGGTTGGAACGGTGGATTTGTAGCGCTCGTAAGTGCATGTATCCTCTCCATCGTATTCTTGCTTCTTACCCTTGGTGATAAAAGACAATAG
- a CDS encoding Spx/MgsR family RNA polymerase-binding regulatory protein, producing MLFVEYPKCTTCKKAKKFLDDHNIKYTDRDIKSENPTAEEIAAWYPQSGKDLKAFFNTSGMIYREQQLKDKLPNLSEEEKLALLASNGMLVKRPILVLDDRVLVGFKEAEWVEALKL from the coding sequence ATGTTATTCGTAGAATATCCGAAATGCACAACTTGTAAAAAAGCAAAGAAGTTTTTAGATGATCATAATATTAAATATACCGATCGTGATATTAAATCGGAAAATCCGACAGCCGAGGAAATTGCGGCATGGTATCCGCAATCCGGAAAGGATTTGAAAGCATTCTTCAACACGTCCGGTATGATATATCGTGAGCAGCAACTGAAGGATAAATTGCCAAATCTCAGTGAAGAGGAAAAACTTGCTTTGTTGGCATCGAACGGGATGTTGGTGAAACGTCCTATTTTGGTGCTGGACGACCGCGTACTCGTCGGGTTTAAAGAGGCCGAATGGGTGGAGGCGTTAAAGCTCTAA
- a CDS encoding HigA family addiction module antitoxin has product MSELIPAPKMSEVLLEEFMRPLGLSTYRVAKDIKVPVSRIQEILQNKRKITADTDLRLCKYFGMSNGFFLRMQMDLDLLEAKDMVNLQADLKEITCVANQSVDN; this is encoded by the coding sequence ATGAGTGAACTGATTCCCGCGCCAAAGATGAGTGAAGTTTTATTGGAGGAGTTTATGCGACCATTAGGACTTAGTACATATCGTGTGGCAAAGGATATTAAAGTCCCTGTGTCTCGCATTCAAGAAATTTTGCAGAATAAGCGTAAAATTACAGCAGATACAGATTTAAGATTATGTAAATATTTTGGCATGTCCAATGGTTTTTTTCTTCGCATGCAAATGGATTTAGACTTACTTGAGGCGAAAGATATGGTCAACCTTCAGGCAGATTTAAAAGAAATTACATGTGTTGCTAATCAATCCGTTGATAATTGA
- a CDS encoding type II toxin-antitoxin system RelE/ParE family toxin, translating to MIIGFKDKETEKIFYRSYSRHLLIHIQRKALLKLRFLHACRCLEDFMVPPGNRFEALHGDREGQCSIRINKQYRICFRIDEDFNLHDVEIVDYH from the coding sequence ATGATTATCGGATTTAAGGATAAGGAAACAGAGAAAATTTTTTACCGTAGTTATTCTCGGCATCTGCTGATTCATATTCAGCGGAAGGCTTTGTTAAAATTACGGTTTCTTCATGCCTGTCGATGTTTAGAAGATTTTATGGTTCCGCCAGGCAATCGATTTGAGGCTTTACATGGTGATAGAGAGGGTCAGTGTAGTATTAGAATCAACAAGCAGTATCGTATTTGCTTTCGTATAGATGAGGATTTCAACTTACATGATGTAGAAATTGTAGACTATCATTAG
- a CDS encoding DNA-3-methyladenine glycosylase I, which yields MEKFICEWPTTPLYHAYHDYEWGRPVHDDQHQFEHLCLENLQCGLSWLTILNKREIIRSCFDHFDIDKVARYTEDDVQRILQTEGMIKARRKIEAIINNARAFQEVQREFGSFCDYIWAFTGHKTIIYDGHPEGKVPPKNGLSTRISQDLKRRGFKFVGPVTIYAHMQAAGLINDHAKDCPCFHEINANADVVHLPADDE from the coding sequence ATGGAAAAGTTTATCTGTGAATGGCCTACGACGCCGTTGTATCATGCTTATCACGATTATGAATGGGGGCGACCCGTTCATGATGACCAACATCAGTTTGAGCATCTTTGCCTTGAAAATCTGCAGTGCGGGCTCAGCTGGCTTACGATTTTAAACAAGCGGGAAATTATACGGTCCTGTTTTGATCATTTTGATATCGATAAGGTGGCTCGCTACACCGAGGATGATGTACAGCGCATTTTGCAGACGGAAGGTATGATTAAGGCACGCCGTAAAATAGAGGCCATCATCAATAATGCGCGCGCTTTTCAGGAGGTTCAGCGAGAGTTCGGGTCTTTTTGCGACTATATCTGGGCTTTCACAGGTCATAAGACCATTATTTATGACGGTCATCCGGAGGGAAAGGTGCCGCCGAAGAACGGCTTATCCACGCGGATCAGTCAGGACTTGAAGAGAAGGGGATTCAAGTTTGTCGGGCCTGTAACGATTTATGCTCATATGCAGGCGGCCGGCCTCATCAACGATCATGCCAAAGACTGTCCGTGCTTTCACGAAATCAATGCGAACGCGGATGTAGTGCATTTGCCGGCAGATGATGAGTAG
- a CDS encoding flavin reductase, whose protein sequence is MKPFESRNYKAFTIFADRWALVTAGTLDDFNTCTVSWGSLGNIWGPNDDDMSTVTVYIHPARYTQEFMAKYDTFTVSFFPDRYRQALGYLGSHSGRNEDKVANSGLTPVKIGDDVTFAEAELTFVCRKLYEHQFDEAHLADHVKAFYAANSPVYTQAGHNRWEPHYMYIGEIIDAVE, encoded by the coding sequence ATGAAACCGTTTGAATCTCGTAATTATAAAGCTTTTACTATATTCGCAGATCGTTGGGCACTTGTAACGGCCGGTACGCTCGATGATTTCAATACGTGCACCGTCAGCTGGGGCAGTCTCGGCAATATTTGGGGCCCTAATGACGATGATATGTCGACGGTGACGGTATATATTCATCCGGCACGGTATACGCAGGAATTTATGGCTAAATACGATACATTTACGGTCAGCTTTTTCCCGGACCGCTATCGTCAGGCTCTAGGTTACTTGGGTTCTCATTCGGGGCGTAACGAGGATAAGGTGGCTAATTCCGGGTTGACGCCTGTGAAGATAGGGGATGACGTGACCTTTGCGGAGGCGGAATTGACATTTGTATGCAGAAAACTGTATGAACATCAGTTTGATGAGGCTCATTTGGCAGATCACGTGAAGGCGTTTTATGCAGCTAATTCACCTGTGTATACGCAAGCGGGCCACAATCGCTGGGAACCGCATTATATGTATATCGGCGAGATTATTGATGCGGTCGAATAG